The region GGGCTACACCAGCTACTCATGTTTAGTCGCCTCTATTATCTATGTGCCAAGGTATTTGGTATTCAGAAGGTTCAAAGAATGACCACTTAGGATGATGCAATTACATTGCGTATGAAGGATCTTGTTGTGCTTTACACACTCAAATGAACTGTTTTAGTATAATAATGCCTAATAATTGCTCTAGTACAACTAATAGCTAAAGTAAATAAAGAGTTGCTTTGTCCAGCAGTGCCCTAATGGGGCTGGTGTTGCCATATGTTATGTGCCAATTGGCCATCGAACCATGAGATGTTCCATCTCCGTGATTCCAAAATATTTTGTCTGGAGATCTGCGAACTGCGACTGCCCAGATTCCTGTTCGACGCGACAGACCTCTTTTGCCCATGCCTCGTTGTCGATAACTCTACTTGCAAGATCCTTAAATCCTAGCCGAAGATACAAACTATGCGATTCTCGACTAGAAACGATAAATGtcggaatcgacactcggTCAGCTGCTGATATAGCGGCCTCCATCAACTGCTTGCCAATTCCCTGTCGTTGGTGGGATGGATCAATCATCAAGTGATACACATCTTCGATGCTAGTTAGTGGATGGCAGAAAGGATTGGAAATTGGAATGGGGAGTGTGAAATTATGTGTACGTACATGCATGCTCCCGGTCCTTCGATTCAACTTTGTAACGCTCACTTAGCGGCGCCTCTGTGTTCTGTAGGCGTTGCCAAACTTCCTTTAAATGCTCTTTCGGAGCAAAGGGAGATGGTGCGGGATGATCGTGTTGCGGTATTTCAGACGCAGCTGGTGGTTCTATTGAAGTAGGAATGGGTGTTTCAATGTGATATCTCACAAAGCCAAGGACTTCCGATCCATCTCCAGTCGTGGCAACCAAGAATACTGCTTTTGGATTCGACAATGCTTGTGCGGTGATTTTGGGTAGTGTGTGGCGGGGGTGAACCGCGAGGAATGCGGCGTAGAAATCGTGATAGAGCTCCAAAGCAGCGTAGTGGATGCGAGCAATTGCGTCAACATCTGCCTTCACGGCCGGACGGACTACGATGTCGTCTCTTTGTGCCATGGCGCGATGCGTCGGCAATTGAGCAATTGACAGTATAGAGTCTGGTCTAGATACAGCTGATGGATATCTGTACAGTCTTCTCAACGGTGAACTCCGAATGCATTTGTACTCGCCCCTGTTCTAACCGTCTACTAAGCAAAGAAGGTTGGAACGAGACTTGAGTAAAACTTAGTTGAAATGCTGGCCCGGTGGGTGACTCATGGCGGCCAAAAGAGTAACTATGGGGAAGCCAACCTAGACCGGTCAAATCTGCTGTGGACTGGTTGGTTTCTCCCGCAGGCAACTGGAACACCAAAAGAACTCGTGATGCAACAGGGAACATCTGCGCTTTTTCTTGTCATGTTGCCTCGGCATTGTACACATTCAGACGCAACTTGACTATGTAGTATGGTAAGTGCGTATTGTTGTTTAGGTAGTACGATAATGCCTTTCCTCTTAGTACAGGCAGCAATCAATAGTTGCCATTGGATGGCAGTTTCGGCATGCCCTTGGCTGCCGCTTGGCCTGGGACTTGACAAAGGTGGTGGAAGATTGATCAAAATGCCTGGGTCTGGTTACTTTGGGAAGTTTGGGGAACACTTAAACACTAGTTGCCCCATCCTTCATCTAATAGTGCTTTGACGCCAACTGTGTCAACCGTTTATTGGCTCAACAGGTCTATGTCTGGCCAAGGCGTGGCATGCCTGCGTCTTCAACCCTCCGCCGGTAGGTTCCCCGCGAACTATGCGCAACCCGCATTTCATTATTTTGTCGACCCGGGAATATACCGGCCCTGATGCTATCGTGTCTGGTATTTAATACCGGGCGGGCTGTAGGATCTGGAGGAATTTCTGATCTCATTTTATTCCTAGAGAGTGTCGAATATAAAATTCTTGTTTCCAAGCAATACACTTACGAAAATCAAAAAGGCGTACAAGTATGGGTTCAACACCTGCCAATCCTGAGACAGTCCCGTGGGGTCGACGGGTCGCCGCAAAGCAACAGGCATGTCGTGAGGCAATCCCCAACGCTTGGCGGCTGGACCAAAGTCTACTTGATACGCTGCGGAAGCCATTGGACAAGTCCAAAAATAACATGATTCAACTGAATATCATTGAACGATCGGGAATTCTTTCTGAACGGGACTTGGAGATCACAGAACGGTACAACGTAGCCGAGCTCTTACAGTGTCTGTCATCCGGGCAGATTACGGCATTAGAGGCTACCGTGGCGTTTTCGAAGCGTGCTGCCCTAGCACAACAACTGGTATGGAGTCTCTAAAGTACCACTTCAGGTATACTGCAACTACATGCTGAATTTCCTAGACAAATTGTCTTACAGAGACATATTTTCCAGCTGCTCAGAAGCGGGCAAGGGAGTTAGACGCACTGAGAGAACAGGGGAAGCTAGCTGGTCCATTGCATGGTCTCCCAATAAGTATAAAAGACAGCTTTCAAATCCAGGGCTCCCAAGCAACCATTGGCATGGTTGCGTATTTGGACCAGATTTCTTCCTCTAATTCCAGTTTGGTGGATATCCTGATTAAGCTAGGTGCTGTGCTTTATTGCAAGACAAACGTGCCCCAGACCTTAATGGTACGTACTCAGTGCAATTGCGGGTTTTGGGCGGGAACAACTCGAGGCGTTCTCTGCAAAAGTTCTTACACGTCATCTCTTTCTATTAGACTGCCGACTCAGATAATAATGTGTTTGGGCGAACCTTGAACCCGTGGAACACGGCTTTGGGGGCTGGCGGTTCAAGTGGCGGCGAAGGTGCTCTTGTTGCAATGCGAGGAGCACCGATTGGTGTAGGCACAGACGTTGGAGGTGAGTCTCTGGATTCAAGATATCAAACTTACTCATGCAAAGATTATTCCAAGTTGACCCTTTGCTCCTAGGCTCTGTGAGAATTCCGGCCTTGTGCTGTGGCACATATGGTTTCCGCCCGACGGCTGGTCGAATTCCATATGGAGGACAAAGAGGCTGCGCCAACCCTGGATTTCGTCCAATACTTCCATGTGCCGGACCCCTTACAAATGATGTTGATTCCCTTGCAACTTTCATGAAGGCTGTCTTATCGGCCAATCCGAGACAGCACGACTCTACAGTTATTGATGTGCCATGGAGAGAAGTCGAAAGCCTGAGTGGGCGAAAGTTGCGACTGGGACTGCTGGCTGAGGATCCAAGATTTCCTCTGCATCCACCCGTCAGAGCAGCGATCAACGAAGCAGTCCATCTTTTAGAAGCACAAGGTCATGAAATAATAAAACTTGGTCCAAGCGAGTGCCGCATTGATCAGGCCGGCCAGGTTTCGTGGAGCCTTTTTTCCCTTGACGACACAGCCAGTCGTCATGTTCAGGCCGCGGGGGAACCAAGTATACCATCCCGTGTTCGACTTCAACAAGCAGTCTACGAAATGGGCATGGAATATGTTGCGGAGATCCATGGGCTGGACTCTCTACAGAAATTTGCTGCATTAAATGTGAAGCGTGCAGATATTACCGATGGTTGGAACAAGCTATGGCTGAGGCATCGACTTGACGCAGTAGTAGGGCCAGGTGCTCAAAACTCTGCGGTTGAACACGACGAATTTGGGGTGCCGGCGTACACGGTATTCCTGAACCTCTTGGATGCAAGTAGTTTCTTGGACTGCGATGAACATCGTATGTGTATCTGGGGGCCGCAACTTTGCTAACTCCAAGTAGTATCCTGCTTGCGTCATTCCGTTTGGAACGGTTTCTGGAGTCGATGCGGACTTCGAGGTTGAGCTAGGGCAAACTGCACCACCATGTAAGTGGGATCAACAACCAAAACacaataacaacaacagcTTGGTTCATGGCGCCGGGGAAAGCTAACAAGTACTGCGTGACCAATAGACAATGCAGAGATGCTAGCCGGAGCACCACTATCCATTCAAGTTTTTACGTCGGCAATGCGCGACGAAGAGTGTCTGGATATTGCTAAGATTATTGACCAGTGTTTGCAACAGGGTAATCACCATAAGAAGCAATTTTAGTTTGCCAATAACTGCCTGGTTGGCCGTGTTGGCTGAAGTACCATTGCACCTGATGGCTTTTTCTTAGTATTCACAGAGTCAACGAGCCTGCCAACGCCAAAACATTATTTAGGAATAAATTGATAGatttttctctttttgccaACAATGCGCACCTGCTTCCAACATTGTTTTCTGAAGAAATAGATGACAGGGCCCTCAAATGTTGGGCACTCGGTTACAAGTAGGCTCCGCAACACTGGGCTAATGCAATCCCAGatcggtctggtctggtcaattgaACTCAAATTGGTCCCACCATTTTGACCATCtgggaggaggtggaggggAACATTGAGGCTGGTTGGATCAAACTGGAAATGGATTCCTCAGATCTTCCCCGGATCTTCGGATACTTGACCCCTTCACATGGtcgttggtctggtgccttcaACCTCCAACCCCAAGCTTCCACATGAGATGCCATCATGATTCATGAGTCTCAGCTTCCAAGGTCGTGCGATCGATGCCATTCGCTAAAGGAGCGATGTCGTCGCGCAAACAGCATAAATTCGTGTGAGCGATGCACCCGCCTTCGACTTACTTGCACGTCAAATCGACCCTTCAAGCGACCAGGTCGCCGGCCACAGCCGTATCATATCCAAGGAGCACGCCGGCAGCGTGGATCGGAGTCACTAGACCCTGCCGTTGACATTAGCGAAGACCGCAAAGGGGACATTCTTGCCATATTCAACATACCCGAAAAGCTTtccgaggaagaagcttggcttgTCCACCGTACTCTTGCGAACAATTCCTTCATTGAGCAGTTCCTTCTGGGCCCAAGCTTCTGCAACGCACATCGGAAGTCTTTATTTAGCCAACTATGCAAGGCACCAGCCCTGCTACAAGACGCCTATGTCGCTTGTGTGTTGTCTGTGCCGTATCCTGGTGAGGACCCATCTGGAACTCTCACAGAACAAAGGCTGGACAGCAGCTACAGACGGGCATCTGCGGCAttggcaaagttgaggaCCCTCAAAGTAGAGAATGCAAGTGATGTGTCTTCGTGTTTAGCCCTCGGTGGATCTATCCTCACGTTCGTCCTGCGCTTTGGCGGCAAGGACTCGCTCGCCATCTGCAGCCGCGTGCTCGGTCTCATCAGACCGGTGTACGAGTCACACACCAACAAGCTTCCCGATGCCGACCTTGGCTTTCTAGCCTGTGTCGTCATGTGTGAGACTACAGAATGTTTGCTGCAAACCGAACTGCCTACGCTAAGGTTCCGCCCACAGCCTTTGGAATCTTCAGAGTACGTTGACCGCTATGTTGGATTGTGTGGTACACTATTACCGCATTTGCAGGAGCTCTGCCATCTAAGCTTTGCCATGTTTCACAGTACACAGGCAAAGGAAGAAGTGATGGGCGAGCTACAGAAGCTGAAGACAACTATAGAGGCTTGGAGACCAATTGTACCCCCAAACTTCACTGAAAGCTACACAACATCTGAAGTTACCAATATTCTGTGTCAGACACACGTTATGCAGCTAGCTGCTCTTCTAATTTTACACCGGATGCAACATCCCTTTGGCACGGAGCAAATCGCGGCCCTATCCATGGCACATACAATTCTGCGGCAACTAGAGGTTGCCAAAATGGTCGCGGGCCGAACCCCAAGGTGCATCGactttgccttgatggctGCCTGTCTAGAGGTTTCGgatggaagagaaagaagtGACCAGCTGCGCAGCGCTTCGTCCATAGCCGTATACTCACCAAGGTTCATTCAACGATCCGAAACATTTATATCTGCCGTCTGGGAGGCACGCAGCTTGAAGCAATCCCCAATATATTGGTACCATTTGGGACTTGTCACAAAACATGTGAACGTGGCCGAGTTGTCAGCAATTTGAGTAATGCTTCCCTTTCACCGGCATGAGAGCAGTGTGGAATGGATTTTCCACCAAAGGAATTAGTATTGGCTTGTAGAAGGCATTCATGCTGTGCAGAAAATGCTACAGCTTCTCACTTCTTGAGGCGCGAAGCTTCTTGGTAATTTTGCGACTCGGCTGGTTGTAACGTTGTCTCTCGTCGGCCATTGCGGGCTGGTGGACCAAAATCTCTTCTATATCACGGCACTCATATCCGAATGCCAGCCCAATTCTCGTCTAGCGGAACAATCGCAACCCTTGATCTCAAGGCCGGATGTTGTGTCGGGATACTCAGTGATAATGTTAGTCCATTCATGAGATGCGTGGATAATGTTCAAGCTGAGCACTTCATCCTCAATTATGGGTAGCGTGGGCTTGGTTCTCCTCCCCCTTCCCACCTTTAACTGCATATTGCGGTTAGCCCGAGTTCCTCTTAGAAGGTGGCCACAAGACCAACCTCGGCCAACACCGGTGAATACGGAAGAGGTCAGTCATGACTAGGATTCCCCAGCTTTGCATGCGGTTAAACCAGAAGTTAGGCGGCAATTCGCAGAGCGGATGGCGTTCTTTACCTTGGTCAAATAGGAGTGTGCTTTGAATCTCATTGGAAGGGCTCGTGGACTCGGCTTGAAACGATGCTACTCTGGTTATTCGGGTTTGGAAGAACTGTGCTTGAAACGGAACAACTGTATGAAGGATCGCAACTAGTTGAATCGCAGGTTAGGTCACAGAAATGGCAACTATAAATGTTCTCGCCGATCCCTTACTCTTTGTGACAGAAACTAGAAAGTTGCGAAACAAAACCCATCCCACAATCTCTGAGATATACCCCAATACCATTCCTAGTCGAAACCTCTTTGGTGTAACACTCCCATTATGAAGTCTAGTGTTGCGTCGCTGGCCTTGGCAGGTCTGCTTGTGGCTCCTGCCGTTGGTTTGGATGTCCCTCAAAATGTGCGCAACCTTTACAACTCAATTCGAGCACAGGGTTCTTGCAAAAAGGAGCTGAAGGGCGGATTCTACAGCCAAGAAGGCGACTCCAAGAGTAAGTAACGAACCGATTgaccaaccaaccaaaatACAGCGCGACAAGTAGAACACACCGTATAACATCGTATTTCACAGATTTCGGCTACTGTGGCGACCATCTCGATGACTATGGTATCATGTACCTTCAAGGCAAGAATGGTAACCTTGTCAACATGGATATCGACTGTGACGGAGCTCTTGGCAAAGGCGACGGCAGCTGCGATAGCTCCACAGACACTCAGGGCCAGACTACTTTCCAAGACACTGTTGCTGGGTACAACAAGGGCATTAAGGATCTAAATGCTTACATCCATTCGtttgttgttcttggcaatgatggtAGTAAATCTGGCTACGTCACGTTTAAGCCAGAGCAATATGGTATCGAGCCGTTGTCAATCGTTGCGGTCGTCTGTGGCGACAAGATGGTCAGTCAGCCTGGTTTCTGCAGAATTTGAACACACATTCCTCTGG is a window of Pochonia chlamydosporia 170 chromosome 5, whole genome shotgun sequence DNA encoding:
- a CDS encoding glycoside hydrolase family 75 (similar to Trichoderma reesei QM6a XP_006967831.1), translating into MKSSVASLALAGLLVAPAVGLDVPQNVRNLYNSIRAQGSCKKELKGGFYSQEGDSKNFGYCGDHLDDYGIMYLQGKNGNLVNMDIDCDGALGKGDGSCDSSTDTQGQTTFQDTVAGYNKGIKDLNAYIHSFVVLGNDGSKSGYVTFKPEQYGIEPLSIVAVVCGDKMFYGVWGDTNGDDGPPLIGEVSDSLGRACYGSAVNGNEAHDDNDVLYIAFTGSDAVPGANGAKWNAKSFTEFESSLESLGNKLVQRIGSTSGGGGGSNPPPPPTCSWTGHCLGAKCSSDGDCDGDLVCKSKKCSNV
- a CDS encoding amidase (similar to Metarhizium robertsii ARSEF 23 XP_007820126.2) produces the protein MIHESQLPRSCDRCHSLKERCRRANSINSCERCTRLRLTCTSNRPFKRPGRRPQPYHIQGARRQRGSESLDPAVDISEDRKGDILAIFNIPEKLSEEEAWLVHRTLANNSFIEQFLLGPSFCNAHRKSLFSQLCKAPALLQDAYVACVLSVPYPGEDPSGTLTEQRLDSSYRRASAALAKLRTLKVENASDVSSCLALGGSILTFVLRFGGKDSLAICSRVLGLIRPVYESHTNKLPDADLGFLACVVMCETTECLLQTELPTLRFRPQPLESSEYVDRYVGLCGTLLPHLQELCHLSFAMFHSTQAKEEVMGELQKLKTTIEAWRPIVPPNFTESYTTSEVTNILCQTHVMQLAALLILHRMQHPFGTEQIAALSMAHTILRQLEVAKMVAGRTPRCIDFALMAACLEVSDGRERSDQLRSASSIAVYSPRFIQRSETFISAVWEARSLKQSPIYWYHLGLVTKHVNVAELSAI
- a CDS encoding acetyltransferase (GNAT) family domain-containing protein, translated to MAQRDDIVVRPAVKADVDAIARIHYAALELYHDFYAAFLAVHPRHTLPKITAQALSNPKAVFLVATTGDGSEVLGFVRYHIETPIPTSIEPPAASEIPQHDHPAPSPFAPKEHLKEVWQRLQNTEAPLSERYKVESKDREHAYVYHLMIDPSHQRQGIGKQLMEAAISAADRVSIPTFIVSSRESHSLYLRLGFKDLASRVIDNEAWAKEVCRVEQESGQSQFADLQTKYFGITEMEHLMVRWPIGT
- a CDS encoding fatty-acid amide hydrolase (similar to Neosartorya fischeri NRRL 181 XP_001266411.1); its protein translation is MGSTPANPETVPWGRRVAAKQQACREAIPNAWRLDQSLLDTLRKPLDKSKNNMIQLNIIERSGILSERDLEITERYNVAELLQCLSSGQITALEATVAFSKRAALAQQLTNCLTETYFPAAQKRARELDALREQGKLAGPLHGLPISIKDSFQIQGSQATIGMVAYLDQISSSNSSLVDILIKLGAVLYCKTNVPQTLMTADSDNNVFGRTLNPWNTALGAGGSSGGEGALVAMRGAPIGVGTDVGGSVRIPALCCGTYGFRPTAGRIPYGGQRGCANPGFRPILPCAGPLTNDVDSLATFMKAVLSANPRQHDSTVIDVPWREVESLSGRKLRLGLLAEDPRFPLHPPVRAAINEAVHLLEAQGHEIIKLGPSECRIDQAGQVSWSLFSLDDTASRHVQAAGEPSIPSRVRLQQAVYEMGMEYVAEIHGLDSLQKFAALNVKRADITDGWNKLWLRHRLDAVVGPGAQNSAVEHDEFGVPAYTYPACVIPFGTVSGVDADFEVELGQTAPPYNAEMLAGAPLSIQVFTSAMRDEECLDIAKIIDQCLQQGNHHKKQF